TGGGTATGTGCAGATGTTGAGTAATTTAATTCTTAGTATTTGCAAGTTCACATGGCCACACGGAAACCTGTGGGCTGAGGGTATTTTATGTTTACGGAAAACCTGTCTAACTGATTCTTACTTCTGGCTTTAAATCTACCATGTTGAATTTTGTTCCACTCCCATGATTCTGACAAAAAACAAGATCACAAAGAGTGTATGCTcatattttcctgtttcctagatatattttttttttcagaatgcaACATAGATCTTTCTATAGCAATTGATATTTCAAGGCGCATGCAGCCAGTACCCACAATGCTTCTGAAACAGAGACTGCAAGCATTCCTCCCCAGACTTCTACTACAGATGAAATCACTGCCAAATACCAGCTGTAATGCTCCAGTTGACATTGGGTTCAAGTTTCAAGTATTGGCACAGAACAAACAATTAATCTTTGACTCTGGTTTTGAAGACTATAATGAAGACATCATCCAGAAGTTCTTAGAGGCACAGACCACTGTGGACACCTACCTGAATGCAGACTTCTTGCAGGCACTTGAGGAGAACTTCTTTAACGTGACCTCTGCTAAAGTTAAGGTAACTTAATGGTATGAACTTATATCTTGGAAAAATTGGACAGTTTGGTATTTACAGACTCTGATGCTGAGTACTCCAGGAAGACAAAATAGTTTAGGAATAGATGATGCTAataaacagaatcacagaatggtagAGATTAGAAGGAGTCCCTGGAAGTCACCTTCTTCAATCTGTCTGCTCAAGGAGGGTCAACTAGAGCAGGCCATCCAGGGCcatgtccagatggcttttgtGTATCTCCAGGAATGGAAGACTCCTCAACATCTCCAgtcaacctgtgccagtgctcagtcacccttgTGTTTTCTTAAGTTTATGTAGAACTTCCTGGTTTTTCGTTGACCTAATATAACCTGATACATCAATTCCAATTTTCTAGGCACTCCTGTAGTGAGGTGGTACCCAGAACACTTGGCTTAATACATGTGATGATGAGTATTCACACAGACAACCTTCTTATATCTACTGTGGAATGATTTTACTTTGGGTAGTGGAAAGTAGTTTTCTTTCAGGGACTCTTATTCCTTCCGGGCTTTCTTATTCCTGATTCTGCATCTTTGTCCAGAATAGTGACAGCTTGAAGCAGAAGTCACAGAAAAAGGTCATCTGACAAATTTGTTACAGAAGTTTATTCATGTCATTAACTTgtcaaataatttcaaataacAAAGCTGAGTTCTACTTACAGATAACAGATGATCAGGAAAATCTGCCTAGATGCTGCAGTTAATTCATCCATCTTGAAGTGAGGTGAAGGAAAAAGCATAAAGCTTCATCTAATCTGTTCTGAAATGAATAGGGATTCTTTCAACCTGGGTTCAAGAATTCAGGTCTCGTTGAAGTGTTTCAGAATCAGTGCCTTGACAATTTATTCTAAATGAGGCACTGACTCTGTAAAGCACTGAGCAAGTCCTGTAGTAGCTGTTTGAATGTTAGCGCTTACTAAGGCCTCCATGCAGGAAGACCTTCCTACCAAGGAAGGACTGGTTAGTTCTTGGAAAATACATAAGgagtttcctcttccaaatttattttcacttttataaAACACCAGTTTTAATCTGACATGGAGTGAGGAAGCCATATTACAAATTCCCCTGCTTTCAGATGAAAGTTGGCGTTCTATTTTTTACAGCATTTGCATAGGTATGTGTGTCTTATCAATTTGTCATTTAATATGTATATTTAATGTATATTTAATggagtttttttccaaagattGCTTAAAATGTCTGAACAGGGAACATGACCACACATGATTTTGCTTCTTCTGAGTCTCAGAGAAAGAATTTGTTTGACATGAAAGTAAAAGCAGTGCTTTTTCCCTCCTAATTGCCAATTCTGGAGATCAGCATCAAGCAAGGCTTCTTTCTGCTTAGGCATTATTACTCTAAATAAATATGCTGCATATCTCAGCATTTTACCAGTGGATTAATATTCCTCTCTGAAACTGCTTATGTACAAATTGAAAGTACAAGGCTTTAGAATGCACATGAAATCACAATTTAATCTTCCTAGGATCCTGAGCAATAACATGCTTATTCTGTAAAGATTATTAGTTATAAACCTCATCAGGGACCATGATTCTCTGTTGGttgaatttcttcttttctttgttatttgtttgcttAGCAGCAAAAAAGCTGGACCTAGTTCCAGCATTTTCAACAAAACATGACTTGGATGTGTTCCAACAAGAGCTTGATATAAACAAATGTTTTGTAAACATAATAATAGATCTttacatatatttacatataatgCCCAAAGTAACAccccacattccctcttccccatGTTTTTAAACTGGAGATCgtagaaaaaaagaatcaaacCCAGGCCTACAGTGTTGTCTCTAACAACCTGTGATGTGTTTACTCATCCATGGTCCAGGTCTCCACTGCTATCACACAGTGCTTGAACAAGTGTAGCATTTGTACCAGTGCCTCCATAGTGTATGTTTGTGAACTTACCAGTTAGGTCTAGCTTAAATTCTTGTCTCCTAGCTGCTTTAGTACAGAAGTGGGATGTTTGGTGTGGCAGTCACTTCATTTGCTTTTGTCACCTGTGGAAAAATCTACCTTAACAAAAGTAACGGAGTTTGCATTGGTCAAAGCTGTGCCTTGCATAGGGAATGTAAAATATGAAGGGTAGGAGGGAAGAAGCTCTAACTGTGCTTGTCCACTTGTTGGTCAGAGAGCTTAGGAGGATTTTAAGTCATTACCATTGGGGAAAAGACACAGTTTACCTGTGCAGCTTCTTTCTGGGCAAACTAATCCACTCTGTGAGTGGGACCTGAGAAGTCTTCTGTTGAAGAGGAAATTGGAGGAGAGAAATGAGAAAAGACTGATAGCTTGAAGAGGAACTGTAAGAAATTGTACTTTCCTCCATCCTGGAGGAGACTTAGCTGTAGCTGTTTGGCCTGAAAAGATGGAAATGTAGACAATACAAATTATTAGCATCCTGAGGTGAGTGAAACCTCATGTCTTAAGAAGAAAACACAGGGCAAAGAATGGAGCAGGGTGATGTACTGCCTGTGTGGAAAGGGCAAAAGGACATAAATATCTGCATGGAGTGAGGATTAGACCCAGAGAGGATGCACTTCCGGGTGTGGCTCAGTTGACAGCCAACAGGAGCTGCTCTTGCAGATACGGGAGAATTTGTTCACTCTAAATTCTTCTCCACATTCACATATAAGAGAACTCTTCAGACATAAGAGAAAGTTTTTCAGTAGGTAAGTTGtaaaagaatttttcttttaccttgCATGCTAAGAAGATGACACATATAATAGCCATTCTATGTTCAGCAAGAAAAATCCCTCAAATGGAGGTGCTATCAGGGAAGAGaggcttttgtgttttgttctcgTTGTTCCTCACTACCCTTTTCCAGCACACATTTCAGATCTACCACAGTGTAGTGCAATTTTACCATCTCACAGCCATTTCTCCATATGAACTGTATTTTTTACAAAGACTGAACTTTCAGTCCCTTTGCAATTGACTTGGCATTACTCCCTTTCCTGACAGGTTCTGTTAGTATTTTCGGATGGGCTGAATGATTCACTGGAAGACCTGAAGAAAGCAGCAGACTCACTTCGCTTTAGAGGTATTATTACAGTACTACGTTGATGCTCCAGCCTCCTACTACCAAAGGCCTGATGTACAGCTCCCCCATTGCAACTTTTCCATGTAACACTGCCTCTCCATGCTCATGTGGCGTTGCCCAGGAGTCCCTGGCAGAGTATTCCCTTCTCCATGTGAAGCAGTGTACATGATGATATGTCACTATTTGGCAGATGACACCAGaagcatgcctaggggacagagGTTCTAGTTTCTGGAGTCCAGCTCCAACAGCTGGAGCAATTCAGGACAGACCCCTCTCACTGGTGAGAACAGCACCAGAGGTTAGATACAACTCTGACTTCTCCAGGAAAAAGCAGGTTTAAGCTTGTGTTTGGGCACTGAGTAGCAGGCTGGTCTGACAGCTGGGGAGAGAAGTCAATTGGAAAATTACTGGTCTAGATTTTTCTCTTACACATTTTTCTCAAGAGATTGCTTTCTTTTAACGTACTGTATTGAAGTCATGAAATGTAAGTCCTTTAGGGAATTGCTGTTATTCAAGTTTATACTGTTGGTTAATAGTATGTTTCAGGTATTCACTAATTTAAATCTGTGCTTATGTTGAAGGTCTTGATGCACTTCTATTAGTTGGCCTGGACAATACACAGAACTTGACTGAATTTTGGGAAATAGAGTTTGGCAGAGGGTTTGGATACAACGAACCTCTGAGTGTTGGGTTTGCAGATATTGCAAACATCTTGCAGAGAAACCTTGTAAGTCCTTCTGTGATattaaaaaaagggggggagagGAATCAGTCTTTGTTTTATGATTAATATATGTAAACAAAATGCTTCTTGTAATTTTTCAGGATACTgttgcagaaagaaaatgctgtaAGGTTATTTGTAAGTGTCTTGGAGAAAATGGTGATCATGGTGTCCGGGGAAGTCCTGGAAGGAAGGTAGGAGGTCTAAGATAGACAGTACATAAGAATTGCTTCATTTTTCGAAGTGTTTCTGTTTTTTGTAGGATTTCAGAGAGTGCATGCATGTCTCCATAACATTTAATGTTAGGATAGATGAAGGAGTAACATGAAATGGGAacctttctctgctgcatgCTTCTATGCAAAAGTATTTTTGTAATGAAAATGATTTGTGCATATAAAAATCATTAAGCACTCCTCTGCACGAATTCAGCAGAAAATGAGggggattaaaaaaattaagtgtaACTAATCAAGAGGCTTATTATCTATTGGGAACGAGAGACTTCCAAATGACAAGCTGAGAGTAGAAAATAATCCTTTTTCACTAGGTATGTGCCTTATCCTTTTGTGACTGGTTATTCCAAATATCTTTTTCTGTAAGTCTGTTTTCATCCAAAAGGATTACTTCTTTTAAGATTTTAAATTGTTTAAGTATTTTTGAATATTACAGATATCACTTCTTCTACAGCATGCTAGTAGAATTCCTTATTAAGGTTTTTAATATGTGTAATCTCTATTTGACTGCTATTCATTCCATTCTTTCTACTTATTTCAGGAGCATGTGAGATAAATGATATATGTAGTTCACACTCTTCAGTTATGTGGTTGCAGTTAAATGAAGTTTTGGTTATCTCTTAACAAAAGCATAGTTTTCTAATACTTCTTCATAAACCAATTTACCAATTTCTTCCATTACTCTTGTTGATTTTCTTACACCTTTCTGTTTAACTAAAAGGCTAGATTAAGGTGCTTAGACAGTGTTCAGAATGTAGACATAGTTGTTTTGCAACTAGAAATTCCCTTTGTTCCAGTTTCTCTCTGCTCAAGTTTTTGCCCTAAAGGTATGATACTTGCATGACTTCCAACACAAAGTTGAAATGTTCCTATGTGTTTGCAAAGCATTGCAATAACTTTATCCTAACAAATTTCCAACTccttatatttttcatttcacctTAGAATTTCATTACTGTGTAATGCTTCCTTTTCCAAATCACTACAAAGATGTTTAATTTGACCAAGTATCCCAATGAGCTTTGTTAAGCTATCAGAGAGTTTCCTGAAATAAAAACCTGACATTTTATATTAAACGTTGTTtccttgggtttggggtttttttcatagcCATGTCAAATACATAGGACTGTAGAGAGTGTCTGTGTAAATGCAGGGagcctgctctcctcagcatAACCAGATCTAATATTCAGGGAATGTTTTCTGTCTCTAAGTGCAGAATAATCTGATAGAGATGAGCCCAGTGTGTTTGGAGAACAGTGTTACTTATCTTTTAAATTCTCATTTTTCAGGGAAGTACAGGTTACAGAGGATCTCCTGGCCATCCTGGTGAGGAAGGTGGGATTGTAAGTAAACATTTATCTTCCTTCTATGATGATAGTTGGTGCCTGAACCTGTCTACACTTACTCACTGAGTACCCATCAATGTTAACCCAAAATGTGTTAAAGGAACAGGTGAATACACAGATCTGTTTCTCTGTGACTCTGCACCTCACCACACATGGTTGCTCACTTAAAAAAACAACTCACCAAATGTGGGCCAGTTATTCAGTTAAAAAAACTAACCCACCTTCAAGTACAGACATTTTAGCTGGGGATTGGTAATGCAGTATAAACATGGCATGATAGTGAGAGTGAAGAACCAGGTGCAACTCAAATTAGTAACTGATGTTCTCTTATGGCCTATATGAAAATTTCCATATGACTTGTATTTGTGTCCTTAGTGCACTGAATGGTGATATAGGTCTGTCTTTCTTTAGTCTTATGGGATGAGTTAACCAGTAATTGTCATTGTATGGATGACAttgaacattttcttttgtttcttaggGGGAGAGAGGCCCAGCTGGTTTCAGTGGGACTCAAGGAGACAGGGGATGTCCAGGTGTCAGAGGCCGTAAGGCAAGTATTTAACTTTGAAACATTTCCTGTTGTTGTTTCCCACAAACCTGTTTTCTGAGCTGGGAACAAATCCCTGTGCTGTCTTCCTGAAGCATGGATGGACAGCAAGGTCCAGCTGTAAGAATGGCAGACTTTGTTTGCTGTCTCATTTTGAAAGGTATTTTGTGTAACCCAGGCGTGGTTGAATGGCTCAGAATTTTGCTGACTAAGCAACTTGATGGTGACTTTTTTCACCACCAGCTCCTGGCTGGCCTTAGTTAAAGCTATAAAGCTTTATGGAATGGGAATGAAAATGAAGCCTGTACTGTCTTCCCAGAGGAAAGGAGTAAATCCTATATGTGGCAGTACTGTCTTCCCAGAGGAAAGGAGTAAATCCTATATGTGGCAGTAGAGGGTTTTACAGTAGGGACTACCAATACTGAGCCCAGCATACCTCTGCACATCAAGCTATTTTGCCCTGCTTTTCAAGctcaataaaaatacttttaccAAATTtcatctgtatttattttcaattcCAGGGGGCAAGAGGCTATAGAGGAAGTCAGGTATGTTTTTTGTGTGTGATCAATTTTCTTTGAGAACAGTGTTCTGCTTCCTTTTAAGTCCATGTTACTCTGTAAAAGGAAATTACcaacaaagaaggaaaatagcGTAAAAACTTCACAGCACTTAATATACTTTTGCTATGGTTCTGTAAGAATGGATTTAAGATACCTATCACATTAATCAAAATCAGCAGTCataattgtatttttatatgaCTGCAGTCATAATTGAATTAGTCTAACTGATGGGAAAAGGATTTATTTACTGACTAGTTTGATAATCTGTTAAGGTGGTAACTCTGGTCAGCTGAATTTCATTCTAATTGTTGAGGAAGAGGAGCCGAGGGAAAAAAAGGTTGTGAATAATATTTATTGGGGATCAGACAGCATTTTCACTAGATCATTACTGACATATTTTCAATATCCAAACTTCTCTTCAAACTGTGTTTTTCATCTCATCTGCTAATATTGCAAGTCTGCTTGTTTAACCTTTCAAACATACCTGTTCATCAAGGAGATACGGTCACCAGCTCATTAATAAAATGTGAAGCCTGGAAGACACTGATCTAGAACAGTAATCGTTTCCAAGCTACAgtgattaaaatgaaattaacatGTATTGAATGCTTTGATACAAAACCACTTCTGAAAGACTTGTGAGCCTCACTCAGAAGATGTTTGCCTCCATAACTGAGCAGCTGTGAGAAAGTTCAGAGAGTGTTTCCGAAACCTCAGCTCTATTTAAAGTACTGCTCTGTACTAACTTTTTAATCTTCTCATGTGTTTCCTTTTCAATTTTCTCCTGTGTTCTCTGAAGTAATTTGCCCTCCTTCAAATATCCAAAACATCTGATTATAGAAGAGGGAGACTACTTGCTGATGATTTTGATCTGTCAAAGTTAAATAGTGCAGTAGGAGATACCAGGTGCACAAACCATACTAAAATCCAGTGAATATGTGAATATCTTCATTATGGTGTGTCATTATATCCACAACCTTTATTTTAACTAAAAGTGTGAAACTTTCAACATGTAAAAAATGTGATTCAATTGTGCTAACTTAGTAAGGCTGAGGCAGATTATTGAAGTTATTGAAGTCTGTAAGGCATTTTACTATAGCTATTTGGAGAAAAGGCAA
This genomic interval from Aphelocoma coerulescens isolate FSJ_1873_10779 chromosome 2, UR_Acoe_1.0, whole genome shotgun sequence contains the following:
- the LOC138105133 gene encoding collagen alpha-4(VI) chain-like, which gives rise to MQPVPTMLLKQRLQAFLPRLLLQMKSLPNTSCNAPVDIGFKFQVLAQNKQLIFDSGFEDYNEDIIQKFLEAQTTVDTYLNADFLQALEENFFNVTSAKVKVLLVFSDGLNDSLEDLKKAADSLRFRGLDALLLVGLDNTQNLTEFWEIEFGRGFGYNEPLSVGFADIANILQRNLDTVAERKCCKVICKCLGENGDHGVRGSPGRKGSTGYRGSPGHPGEEGGIGERGPAGFSGTQGDRGCPGVRGRKASI